One genomic window of Psychrobacillus sp. INOP01 includes the following:
- a CDS encoding CtsR family transcriptional regulator — MKNISDIIEGYLKAIIEEGSKEQIEIKRSEIAEKFQCVPSQINYVINTRFTQDRGYLVESKRGGGGYIRILRVRAHTKADLIEHIIQTLENGASESVTEDIVFRLIDEDVISKREAKLILAALNRTTLAIPLPARDELRSRILCAMLLTLKYEKSEK, encoded by the coding sequence GTGAAAAATATATCTGACATAATTGAAGGTTATTTGAAGGCTATTATAGAAGAAGGAAGTAAGGAACAAATTGAAATTAAGCGAAGTGAAATTGCAGAAAAATTTCAGTGCGTCCCATCTCAAATAAATTATGTAATCAATACTCGATTTACCCAAGATCGCGGATACTTGGTAGAAAGTAAACGAGGTGGAGGTGGATATATTCGAATCCTCCGCGTTCGAGCTCATACGAAGGCTGATTTAATAGAGCATATTATACAAACACTAGAAAATGGGGCTTCTGAATCCGTAACGGAAGATATCGTTTTTCGGTTAATAGACGAGGATGTTATTTCTAAGCGTGAAGCAAAACTCATTTTAGCAGCTTTAAATCGAACTACTCTAGCCATTCCTCTACCAGCAAGAGATGAACTACGATCACGTATATTATGTGCCATGTTATTAACGTTAAAATATGAAAAAAGTGAAAAATGA
- a CDS encoding protein arginine kinase → MSIEHFLDNSISSWMAGEGKHSDIVMSTRIRLARNLNGYRFPLAFTEDEAHKIDQSVSATLLDASDELHMQFSSFHIKDVSELSRQVLVEKHLISPKLANSPMTGSVLLSNDESVSVMVNEEDHIRIQCLFSGLQIQEAYAQADELDRVLDKELPYAFDEQFGYLTSCPTNTGTGLRASVMMHLPALTMTKQMNRIVTIISRLGMVVRGIYGEGSEALGNVYQVSNQTTLGKSEEDILADLQSITEQIIQKEREARDALLKHSANTLEDRLYRSLGTLSFARIMATDEAARCLSDVRLGIDMGLIEDVDMSILNECMVFMQPGFLQKYAGTSLNTSERDMFRAKLLRERLQKEEKQKTKGEESE, encoded by the coding sequence ATGTCAATTGAACATTTTTTAGACAACTCAATTTCTAGTTGGATGGCTGGGGAAGGAAAGCATTCGGATATTGTTATGAGTACAAGAATACGTTTAGCTCGAAATCTGAATGGCTATCGTTTTCCTTTAGCATTTACAGAAGATGAGGCGCATAAAATTGACCAATCTGTTTCTGCCACTTTACTGGACGCAAGTGACGAACTGCATATGCAATTTTCTTCCTTCCATATAAAGGATGTATCCGAACTAAGTCGCCAGGTATTAGTAGAAAAACATTTAATCAGTCCAAAGCTTGCTAACTCACCTATGACCGGATCGGTTTTATTATCAAATGATGAATCTGTTAGTGTGATGGTCAATGAAGAGGATCATATTCGTATACAATGCCTTTTTTCGGGGCTTCAAATCCAAGAAGCATATGCGCAGGCAGATGAGTTAGATCGTGTATTAGATAAGGAATTACCCTATGCTTTTGACGAGCAGTTTGGATATTTAACAAGTTGTCCTACCAATACAGGTACTGGTTTACGTGCATCTGTAATGATGCATTTACCCGCATTAACGATGACGAAACAAATGAATAGAATTGTTACCATCATTTCAAGGTTAGGAATGGTAGTAAGAGGAATTTACGGAGAAGGTAGTGAAGCGCTCGGTAATGTTTATCAAGTATCCAACCAAACCACACTTGGTAAGTCAGAAGAAGACATACTTGCCGATCTTCAAAGTATTACTGAACAAATTATTCAAAAAGAAAGAGAAGCGCGAGATGCACTTCTAAAGCATTCGGCCAATACACTAGAAGATCGACTGTATCGATCTTTAGGAACTTTATCATTTGCTCGTATTATGGCGACAGATGAAGCGGCAAGGTGCCTATCAGATGTGCGATTAGGAATAGATATGGGACTAATAGAAGATGTTGATATGTCTATCTTGAATGAATGTATGGTGTTTATGCAACCAGGATTTCTGCAAAAATATGCAGGAACTTCACTGAACACCTCCGAGCGGGATATGTTTCGCGCGAAGCTGTTAAGGGAACGATTGCAAAAAGAAGAAAAACAGAAAACAAAAGGAGAGGAATCTGAATGA
- the rsgA gene encoding ribosome small subunit-dependent GTPase A, with protein MNLIEQYGWNSNWEEKIAGNGIAGRVLLEHKNLYKVMTNEGELLSSLSGKFKFDHGREAFPAVGDWVVLEQMPGEEKGIIHEVLPRSSQFSRKMAGLTTEIQLIAVNVDYVFLVMSLNHDFNVRRLERYLLAAWDSGATPVVVLTKKDACDDLEYYIKEVEAIAFGVDIFAVSSVTGEGINRLGNLLAAHKTGALLGSSGVGKSSLINALSGVEVMTVNDIREDDSKGRHTTTHRELTLLPEGGLLIDTPGMREFQLWDTSDGVSASFQDIEELALACRFRDCQHVKEPGCSIQEAIYTGALKQERYKSYVKLMRELAHIDRKNDAVAKKAETNKWKQITKSQRNNYKKKI; from the coding sequence TTGAATTTAATCGAACAATATGGTTGGAATAGTAATTGGGAAGAAAAAATAGCGGGTAATGGAATTGCGGGTCGAGTGCTACTGGAACATAAAAATTTATATAAAGTCATGACCAACGAAGGGGAGTTACTAAGCTCACTTTCTGGGAAATTTAAGTTTGATCATGGTAGGGAAGCATTTCCGGCAGTTGGAGACTGGGTAGTTCTTGAACAAATGCCTGGCGAGGAAAAAGGAATCATTCACGAAGTGCTTCCTCGCAGCTCTCAGTTCTCGAGGAAAATGGCGGGATTGACGACGGAGATTCAACTGATTGCAGTTAACGTTGATTATGTATTTCTAGTGATGTCGCTCAATCATGACTTCAATGTCCGTAGGTTAGAGAGATATTTATTGGCTGCATGGGATTCAGGAGCGACACCTGTTGTGGTGTTAACGAAAAAAGATGCCTGTGATGACCTAGAATATTATATAAAAGAAGTGGAAGCTATTGCATTTGGTGTAGACATATTTGCAGTGAGTAGTGTTACAGGCGAGGGTATTAATCGTCTAGGAAATCTATTGGCAGCACATAAAACGGGCGCACTTCTAGGATCTTCTGGAGTTGGGAAATCTTCTTTGATTAACGCCTTGTCAGGCGTAGAGGTAATGACTGTAAATGATATAAGAGAAGATGATAGTAAGGGACGTCATACGACCACGCATAGAGAGCTAACGCTGTTACCGGAAGGTGGCTTATTAATCGATACACCTGGTATGAGGGAGTTTCAACTTTGGGATACGAGTGATGGAGTTAGTGCTAGCTTTCAGGATATCGAAGAGCTTGCATTAGCGTGCCGGTTTCGTGATTGTCAGCATGTAAAAGAGCCGGGCTGTTCTATTCAAGAGGCTATTTACACGGGTGCGCTTAAACAAGAACGCTATAAAAGCTATGTAAAACTAATGAGAGAACTTGCACATATCGATCGAAAAAATGATGCAGTAGCTAAAAAAGCTGAAACGAATAAATGGAAGCAAATTACGAAATCTCAACGAAATAATTATAAAAAGAAAATTTAA
- a CDS encoding UvrB/UvrC motif-containing protein translates to MICENCKQRPAKVTVTQVHNGEHFERHYCEVCANSLHPFYVEYKQDPLSLHQLLSNWFSQTEQQPMQHKQQKNMIVCDECGWSIQRFLDEGKFGCANCYNSFRPQLPNVFKRLHNGNTKHIGKAPGALGEKIAIKKRIEAIRSQMKDAIDTESFEEAAKLRDEARDLENQLSTGGDQTDVN, encoded by the coding sequence GTGATTTGTGAAAATTGTAAACAAAGACCAGCGAAAGTAACGGTTACCCAAGTGCATAATGGTGAACACTTTGAAAGACATTATTGTGAGGTCTGTGCAAATAGCCTCCACCCGTTTTATGTAGAGTACAAACAAGACCCATTATCTCTACATCAGCTATTATCGAACTGGTTTAGTCAAACAGAACAACAACCAATGCAACATAAACAACAAAAAAACATGATAGTATGCGATGAATGTGGCTGGTCAATTCAGCGGTTTTTAGACGAAGGGAAATTTGGTTGCGCAAATTGCTACAACAGTTTCCGTCCACAGTTACCTAATGTATTTAAGAGACTTCATAATGGAAATACGAAGCATATTGGAAAGGCTCCAGGTGCGCTAGGGGAAAAAATTGCTATAAAAAAACGTATAGAAGCGATTCGCTCTCAAATGAAAGATGCGATTGACACTGAAAGTTTTGAGGAAGCCGCAAAGCTGAGAGATGAAGCCAGAGATTTGGAAAATCAACTTTCTACAGGAGGTGACCAAACTGATGTCAATTGA
- a CDS encoding ABC transporter ATP-binding protein, translating to MTEKVLLSVQDLKRHFDIGHGETLKAVDGISFDIIKGETFGLVGESGCGKSTAGRTILGLYNRTEGKVLFEDKNVHEMSDKERTGYLKKMQMIFQDPYASLNPRSTVFEIIAEPMEIHKLYKKEELKARVYELLEDVGLNRDHANRYPHEFSGGQRQRIGIARALALDPEFIIADEPISALDVSVQAQVVKLLQRLQKEKNLTYLFIAHDLSMVKYISDRIGVMYLGHMVELTTSNQLYEDPLHPYTKALLSAIPIPDPDIEESRERILLQGELPSPINPPSGCVFRTRCAHAMSICTEEKPSWKEQEPGHFVACHLYN from the coding sequence ATGACGGAAAAAGTTCTATTATCTGTTCAAGATTTGAAACGCCATTTTGACATTGGACATGGGGAGACATTAAAGGCGGTTGATGGGATAAGTTTTGATATTATCAAAGGAGAAACATTCGGTTTAGTAGGAGAATCAGGTTGTGGCAAATCCACCGCAGGTCGAACTATTTTAGGATTGTACAATAGAACAGAGGGAAAAGTTCTGTTTGAAGATAAAAATGTGCATGAGATGAGTGACAAAGAAAGAACAGGGTACTTGAAAAAGATGCAAATGATCTTCCAGGATCCTTATGCATCTTTAAACCCCCGTTCCACTGTGTTTGAAATTATTGCAGAACCGATGGAAATACATAAACTATATAAAAAGGAAGAGTTAAAGGCAAGAGTGTATGAATTACTAGAGGATGTTGGACTGAACAGAGACCATGCTAATCGCTATCCTCATGAATTTTCTGGAGGGCAACGCCAACGAATTGGTATAGCTCGGGCACTAGCATTAGATCCGGAGTTTATCATAGCGGATGAGCCTATTTCTGCTTTAGATGTGTCGGTTCAAGCGCAAGTAGTGAAGCTACTCCAACGGCTACAAAAAGAAAAAAATCTTACCTATTTGTTTATTGCGCATGATTTGTCGATGGTCAAGTATATCTCTGACCGAATAGGGGTCATGTATCTGGGACATATGGTAGAACTGACCACGAGTAACCAATTATATGAAGATCCACTGCACCCGTATACAAAGGCTTTGTTATCAGCAATTCCAATTCCAGACCCTGATATAGAGGAATCACGGGAACGTATTCTATTGCAAGGAGAGCTACCGAGCCCGATTAATCCACCTTCTGGTTGTGTGTTTCGTACAAGATGTGCACACGCTATGTCCATTTGTACGGAAGAAAAACCGTCTTGGAAGGAGCAAGAGCCCGGTCATTTTGTGGCATGTCATCTTTATAATTAA
- a CDS encoding LD-carboxypeptidase — MKIRPKRLQKGDTIGIIAPSSPPNLENLKRSFAFLEELGLSYKLGKSVDNVHGYLAGTDEERLEDLHEMFANPDIAGIICAGGGYGSARYTDQVDFQLMHENPKVFWGYSDITFLHTGMNLYSDIVTFHGPMLASDVGKDTFSELSKKMFQQLFNPMELYYTEAISPLTQVSPGVIRGELTGGNLSLLANGVGTKYEVNTKGKLLFIEDVGEEPYKVDGMLNQLRQAGILDAAAGFVIGDFSDAEPKKRPVTLSLDEVFDHYIGKLGKPAVKGFKIGHCEPHFAVPLGMEAELDANNLSLTILPGVE, encoded by the coding sequence ATGAAAATTCGTCCGAAACGATTGCAAAAAGGAGATACTATTGGAATTATTGCTCCTTCCAGTCCACCAAATTTAGAAAACTTAAAGCGTTCTTTTGCTTTTTTAGAGGAGCTTGGCTTGTCTTATAAACTAGGCAAAAGTGTAGATAATGTACATGGTTATTTAGCTGGTACTGATGAGGAACGTTTAGAAGATTTACATGAAATGTTCGCTAACCCGGATATCGCAGGAATTATTTGTGCTGGTGGAGGCTATGGTTCTGCGCGTTATACAGATCAAGTCGATTTTCAATTGATGCATGAGAATCCAAAAGTTTTTTGGGGTTACTCCGATATTACCTTTCTACATACAGGGATGAATCTATATTCCGATATCGTTACCTTTCATGGACCAATGTTAGCCTCGGATGTGGGAAAGGATACATTCTCCGAGCTATCCAAAAAAATGTTTCAGCAGTTGTTTAATCCGATGGAGCTATATTATACCGAAGCAATCTCTCCTTTGACACAAGTTTCTCCCGGAGTCATCAGAGGAGAGCTGACAGGAGGTAATTTATCACTACTAGCTAATGGTGTAGGCACGAAATATGAGGTAAACACAAAAGGAAAACTTCTCTTTATAGAAGATGTGGGGGAAGAGCCTTACAAAGTCGATGGTATGCTTAACCAACTTCGCCAAGCTGGTATTTTAGATGCAGCGGCTGGGTTTGTCATTGGAGATTTTAGTGATGCAGAACCTAAAAAAAGACCGGTTACTTTGTCTTTAGACGAAGTGTTTGATCATTATATTGGTAAATTAGGTAAGCCTGCGGTGAAAGGATTTAAAATAGGACATTGCGAGCCTCATTTTGCAGTTCCGCTTGGAATGGAAGCGGAATTGGATGCGAATAACCTATCTCTAACAATTTTACCTGGAGTGGAATAG
- a CDS encoding N-acetyltransferase has translation MIQLVNNEDAKVAESILSIQLPAYKVEADLIGFDGIPQLLDTVKDIRKSRELFLGKLDGSKMMGFISYEDTDELIDICRLVVDPNHFRKGIASELLTYLLNVKASEKKVVVSTGAKNIPAITLYERHNFKKLEDIEIEPDFYITQLTYEGKKIY, from the coding sequence ATGATTCAATTAGTCAATAACGAGGATGCAAAAGTCGCGGAAAGCATTTTATCGATTCAATTACCAGCATATAAAGTAGAAGCTGATTTAATCGGGTTTGATGGGATTCCACAGCTTTTGGATACTGTAAAAGATATAAGGAAATCCAGAGAACTATTTCTTGGGAAGTTAGATGGCTCGAAAATGATGGGTTTTATTTCTTATGAAGATACAGATGAACTAATTGATATTTGTAGACTTGTAGTAGATCCTAATCATTTTCGAAAAGGGATTGCATCGGAGTTATTAACTTATCTATTGAATGTCAAAGCTAGCGAAAAAAAGGTAGTTGTATCAACTGGTGCAAAAAATATACCTGCAATCACATTATATGAGAGACATAATTTTAAGAAATTAGAGGATATTGAAATAGAACCGGATTTCTATATAACACAACTAACATACGAGGGAAAAAAGATTTATTGA
- a CDS encoding dipeptide epimerase, with the protein MYIKSIETFDVAIPLTKPFKTALRTVTTAYSVYVTITMSDGIVGYGEAPPTHVITGESMDSIRYAINEIIAPQLIGMNILQSEQVFQKLNTALVRNTSAKAAVDMAIHDILAKYAGLPLYQFLGGYRDTLETDFTVSVNDPTEMADDAERYIKDGFEVLKVKVGIGEIKDDIERIRTIRKRVGMTPKLRLDANQGWNAKEAVKAIGLMEDAGLSIEFVEQPVPSWDLEGLKYVTDYTYTPIMADESVFSVQDAKQVLKMRAADLINIKLMKSGGIYHAQKINTLAEANGVECMVGSMIETKLGITAAAHFAASQPNIRYFDFDAPLMLDNDLIVGGVIYEKSNMTFSNEPGLGIVHVNLD; encoded by the coding sequence TTGTATATAAAATCGATTGAAACATTTGATGTCGCGATTCCTCTGACTAAACCTTTTAAAACTGCTTTACGAACAGTGACAACGGCATACTCGGTGTATGTGACTATTACTATGAGTGATGGAATAGTCGGTTATGGAGAGGCTCCACCGACACATGTTATTACTGGAGAGTCGATGGATAGTATCCGATACGCTATTAACGAAATAATAGCTCCTCAGTTAATTGGTATGAACATTTTACAAAGTGAGCAGGTATTTCAGAAACTAAACACAGCGTTAGTTAGAAATACGAGTGCTAAAGCTGCAGTAGACATGGCTATTCATGACATACTTGCTAAATATGCAGGTCTTCCTTTATATCAGTTTTTAGGAGGGTATCGAGATACGCTAGAAACTGATTTTACAGTTAGTGTGAATGACCCTACCGAGATGGCGGACGATGCGGAACGGTATATAAAGGATGGATTTGAAGTTCTAAAGGTCAAGGTAGGTATAGGTGAAATAAAAGATGATATCGAACGTATTCGTACTATTCGAAAACGTGTGGGAATGACGCCAAAGTTAAGACTCGATGCTAACCAAGGGTGGAACGCGAAAGAGGCGGTAAAAGCAATCGGTTTGATGGAGGATGCAGGTCTATCCATCGAATTTGTAGAGCAACCAGTGCCTTCTTGGGATCTAGAAGGGCTAAAGTATGTTACCGATTATACGTATACTCCAATTATGGCGGATGAAAGTGTTTTTTCTGTACAGGATGCTAAACAAGTTCTAAAAATGCGAGCTGCTGATTTGATCAATATAAAGCTAATGAAATCAGGGGGCATTTATCACGCACAAAAAATAAATACACTTGCAGAGGCGAATGGCGTGGAATGTATGGTAGGCAGTATGATTGAAACGAAATTAGGCATTACTGCTGCAGCTCATTTTGCTGCTAGTCAGCCGAATATTCGATATTTCGATTTTGATGCACCTTTGATGCTGGATAATGATTTAATAGTCGGTGGAGTTATCTATGAAAAAAGTAATATGACGTTTTCCAATGAACCAGGATTAGGGATTGTACATGTGAATTTGGATTAG
- a CDS encoding C40 family peptidase, with amino-acid sequence MPVETKEWVCAVKVGTIWTEPNSAREIDDPGISNPVLLVEWLEALPYKERLALCNENRVQTQILYGEPVLVETIEGEWAKVVAIWQPSKKDSRGYPGWIPLSQIQPAEQVDFKGIARVSSAKAQLWDLQHNPLLVLPFNTILPIMSEDEVFYTVHTPHGKALLSKTHAQFAPSLEQLPKRFAEEAVALGENYLDLPYLWGGMSPYGYDCSGFSYNMLKACGYIIPRDASDQAKTGEGISIQDPSLWKKGDLLFFANDEGTGPVRHVGFYYGNGQLLHSHSTGKTVEILVLAGSKLEKEICAVRRYAV; translated from the coding sequence ATGCCAGTTGAAACGAAAGAATGGGTTTGTGCTGTAAAGGTAGGAACTATTTGGACAGAACCTAATTCTGCTAGAGAGATAGATGACCCAGGGATCTCAAATCCTGTGTTATTGGTGGAATGGCTTGAGGCACTACCATACAAAGAAAGGCTAGCGTTATGTAATGAAAACCGTGTGCAAACGCAAATTCTTTACGGAGAGCCAGTGCTTGTGGAGACGATAGAAGGGGAATGGGCAAAAGTTGTTGCTATTTGGCAGCCCTCCAAAAAAGATAGTCGTGGTTATCCAGGATGGATTCCGCTATCGCAAATACAGCCGGCTGAGCAAGTGGATTTTAAAGGTATTGCTCGAGTTTCGTCTGCAAAAGCTCAGCTATGGGATTTACAGCATAATCCGTTACTCGTTTTACCTTTTAATACTATTCTACCAATAATGTCAGAGGATGAGGTATTTTATACCGTTCATACTCCGCATGGTAAAGCGTTATTATCGAAAACACATGCTCAATTTGCACCTTCTTTGGAGCAGCTTCCAAAGAGATTTGCAGAAGAGGCAGTTGCTTTAGGAGAAAATTATCTAGACTTGCCTTACCTTTGGGGTGGTATGTCTCCATATGGTTATGATTGTTCGGGTTTTTCGTACAATATGTTGAAAGCTTGTGGGTATATAATTCCTAGAGATGCAAGTGACCAAGCAAAAACGGGAGAAGGAATATCTATACAAGATCCTTCTCTTTGGAAAAAGGGAGATTTACTATTTTTTGCAAATGATGAAGGGACTGGACCTGTTAGGCATGTTGGGTTTTATTATGGGAATGGACAGCTTTTGCATTCGCATTCAACTGGGAAAACAGTTGAAATTTTAGTGCTAGCAGGATCTAAGCTAGAAAAGGAAATTTGTGCAGTTAGAAGATATGCCGTTTAG